In Altererythrobacter aquiaggeris, the genomic stretch CGCGGGAGCCGGTTGCCGGCGGTAAGGCGCCTTCAAGGACTGTCAGCGCGCTTGTTGTCAAAGCGCGCACGCCGGTCCTGATCGTACCCGATGATGCCAGATCGTTCGACACAGCTGCCCCTGCGGTGGTTGCATGGAATGGATCGACCGAAGCGTGTAACGCGCTGCGGGCCGCATTGCCGCTGCTGAAAAAGGCCGGTTCGGTGTTTTTGATCTGCGCCAATGAACCGGCCAAGAAGCGCGAATATGATTTTCCGTCACTTGCGGGCGCAAACTACCTCTCTCGCCACGGCATTGCGAGCGAGATTGTGGAACTGCCTAGTGGTAAACCGGAAATCGCCGACCAGATTCTCAAGGCTGCGAACGCGCGTGATGCCGGACTGATCGTGATGGGGGCCTATGGCCACCGCCGACTGACGGAAACCATCCTTGGCGGCGTGACGAGACGGATGCTGTCCAACGTCACCGTCCCGCTTTTGCTGGCTCACTAGTCAATCGGCAGATGCGCGCTTGACCCGCCTGACCATGCCTTCCTGCGCGACACTGGCGATCAGCCGCCCATCGACGCTGTAAATGCTGCCGCGATTGAACCCGCGGCCATGCCCGGTCCATGGGCTATCGCTTTGATAAAGCATCCACTCGTCAGCCCGGAACGGTTCGTGAAACCAGATCGTGTGATCCAGACTGGCGCCGACGATTTCGTCGCGCGCCCAGCTCAGCCCGTGCGGCAGCATGGATGTGCCGAGCAATTGCATATCGCTGGCATAGGCCAGAACCGCGCGGTGGATGCGCGGATCGTCGGGCAAGGCTGCGGCGGCGCGGATCCAGCTATGCGAAACGGGCGGGGCGGGCTGATCGTTATTCCAGTGGCGCCCTTCGACGGCGAGGGTTTCGATCGGGCGCGGCCGCAGGAACCATGCTGCCTTGTCCTCGGGTAGTTTACTCGCCATTTCGGCGCGCGTTTCGGCCTCGTCCGGCAGATCACCCGGCATCGGGACGTCGGGCAATTGCCCGGCCTGGTGATGCAAACCGTCTTCAGGGCGTTGGAAACTGGCCGTTACATTCAGGATTGGCCGCCCTGCCTGGCTGGCGACAACGCGGCGATTGGAAAAGCTGCCGCCATCAAACTGGCGATCGATCTGGTAATCGACTTCGAACCCCTCGCTACCGCCGCGCAGGAAATAGGCGTGGAGCGAATGGGCGGCGCGGTCCGGCGCCACGGTTTTTTCTGCGGCCATCAATGCCTGCGCGATAACCTGGCCGCCGAAAACACGGCCAACCCCGTCCTTCTTCTTGCGACCGCGAAACAGATCCTCACCGGTTTGCTCCACGTCGAGCAAGCGGATAAGCGATGCGACAAGTTTTTCTGGTGAAGGTTGGGTTTCCATCGGCAATCTTTGCGGGGCAGTTGCAACCGCGTCAATCGGTCACAGACGGTATCCCGCACGTCTGAGCGTTCTTGCGGCGATTGATTTCACCCGGTTTGAAGCTGGCCACCGTCCTGGCGGCCTTGGCGCCAGTCCGAATTTTCGCAAAGCGTGGTTGAAAGCCCGTGAATCTGCTTCGGCATAGCTCCATTTGCTGCGCCAGGTGATCGACAGCGAGATCGACGTGGCGGGGCCATTGCGAACGAAATGCGGGGCCATAACGGGCACGTATAGCGCATCGCCCGGTCCGAGCGGAAACTCCCGCCCGCCAGCGATGAAATCGTCGCTCCAGGCCAGTTCGCGCGCGCCGCCGGTGTGATAGGTCTCGTGCGCCGTATCGGCTGCAAATTGAGTATTGCCAGCAGTGAATTGGGTCATGACCTTATGCCCTGCCAGCTGCAGCAGAATGTTATGTTCCGGATCGAAATGATAGGGTGTGACCGCGTTTGGCGAAGAAACGAAGATAAAACCCTGGGTCAGCAGCATCGGGCCGGTCTTCGCTTCGATTTCCGGTCGGATTTCGCCGAGCAGGCTGGTCAGCAGGGCGGAATAAGCCGGGTCCTGTTCGATGTTCTTGAGCACAGCCCAGCTGTTCGTGCCGTCGGCACCGCGGATAGTGTCGCCAATCGAGAGGCCTGTAGCAGCCGGTTTTTCGCCGACACCGATCGGGCAGTCGCCGCGGTTATATTCGGCACAATGCGCCGGAAGCGTTTCGCCCAATCGCGCAATGGCATCCAGGGTGAGCAAATCATGGCGTGACAGATCGTGACGCAATGTATGCGGCGTTTCGGGATATCTGGCAGCAAAGACCTGCCGCGCAGATGGCGAGAACACGGCGTTGGCAGCATTGCTGGCAAACCTGACGGTAACGTTCATCGGATTGATCCCGGATTGGCGATACCTGCCGCGATGTTGCGGGTTTCACGGCGCAGCAATTGCCCGAAAACAGAACGTCGCAATTTTCCGCCGATCGCCACATTGATACAGCCAACCCCGCGCCTTTCGCGCCAGATATGGTCGATCATCGGGTGATCCGCAGCGGCACAACTGTCGCACCATGCCAGCCCTTTGCGATCAAGCAGGTCGAGATTTTCGCATTGCAGCAACACGCCGGGCGAAAACCGCGAATATGTCTCGTCGAATGCGGTCTTGTAAGCAAACGAGCCTTCGCGGCAGATGAAGGTGGCCAGCATGGCAATCGGCTTACCGCCGAGTGTTATGGACAGCCGGTCCAGAATTCCGCGTTCTGCCGCACCGGCAAGCGCCTGTTTGAATAATGTCCGAGTGCCGGCATCGTGAGAAAGCGCAGAACCCGCTGTACCCTTCCAACCGGCAGATTCCAGCGCGAGAAAGGCAGCGGTCCATTCGCCGATGCCATCGGACCCTTCCGACCGGACTATGGCCATGTTGCCCAGTTCGCCCAGACGCTTTTTCTGGCGGCGCAACTCCTTGCGTTTTTTTCCGCTCAGCGCCGCTTCGAGATATTGCGCCGGTGAAAGGCGCGAGCATAATTTTGCCCGCTCCTGATGCTTGACCACTCCGGCTGTTCGGCCCTGTTTTGTGGTTACGGCGTGCAAGGCATCGTACAGCGGGCCATCCAGCGGTAGGCTGGCAAAATGCAAAAACAGGCTGGTGCCGCAATTACGGTCGGCCCAATCGAACAGGCTCTCGTAAAACTGCTGTTCCGATCCGGCGAGAACCAGCGGCGCACCGAGAAAACTGTTGGGATGTACCCAGCCGGCCATATTGGGGATCGGATGACCGTAATAGCGCGGAGCGCGCATGACGGGCAATATTCCGGCCAGCCGCCCGGCGGCATAGACCGCGAAAATACTGATTTCTTTACCATCGGCCAGTTC encodes the following:
- a CDS encoding acyl-CoA thioesterase II, with translation METQPSPEKLVASLIRLLDVEQTGEDLFRGRKKKDGVGRVFGGQVIAQALMAAEKTVAPDRAAHSLHAYFLRGGSEGFEVDYQIDRQFDGGSFSNRRVVASQAGRPILNVTASFQRPEDGLHHQAGQLPDVPMPGDLPDEAETRAEMASKLPEDKAAWFLRPRPIETLAVEGRHWNNDQPAPPVSHSWIRAAAALPDDPRIHRAVLAYASDMQLLGTSMLPHGLSWARDEIVGASLDHTIWFHEPFRADEWMLYQSDSPWTGHGRGFNRGSIYSVDGRLIASVAQEGMVRRVKRASAD
- a CDS encoding universal stress protein, which translates into the protein MRSILVNAYDDSGLDARLQVSADLVRAFEGHLTCLNATPYEMSPPGDPYGAAFAVMIPVMREAAEQLEKRVVAHLEKEDIAWDFVSQAGTAEDRLLAHSAINDLVVAGSREPVAGGKAPSRTVSALVVKARTPVLIVPDDARSFDTAAPAVVAWNGSTEACNALRAALPLLKKAGSVFLICANEPAKKREYDFPSLAGANYLSRHGIASEIVELPSGKPEIADQILKAANARDAGLIVMGAYGHRRLTETILGGVTRRMLSNVTVPLLLAH
- a CDS encoding JmjC domain-containing protein → MNVTVRFASNAANAVFSPSARQVFAARYPETPHTLRHDLSRHDLLTLDAIARLGETLPAHCAEYNRGDCPIGVGEKPAATGLSIGDTIRGADGTNSWAVLKNIEQDPAYSALLTSLLGEIRPEIEAKTGPMLLTQGFIFVSSPNAVTPYHFDPEHNILLQLAGHKVMTQFTAGNTQFAADTAHETYHTGGARELAWSDDFIAGGREFPLGPGDALYVPVMAPHFVRNGPATSISLSITWRSKWSYAEADSRAFNHALRKFGLAPRPPGRWPASNRVKSIAARTLRRAGYRL
- a CDS encoding GNAT family N-acetyltransferase, whose protein sequence is MIKVNGAVGLSLNLRQGAALPGVADAPACADGARLVSYASAARPQFVAQWDALARRASEPNPFYESWYLLPSMAELADGKEISIFAVYAAGRLAGILPVMRAPRYYGHPIPNMAGWVHPNSFLGAPLVLAGSEQQFYESLFDWADRNCGTSLFLHFASLPLDGPLYDALHAVTTKQGRTAGVVKHQERAKLCSRLSPAQYLEAALSGKKRKELRRQKKRLGELGNMAIVRSEGSDGIGEWTAAFLALESAGWKGTAGSALSHDAGTRTLFKQALAGAAERGILDRLSITLGGKPIAMLATFICREGSFAYKTAFDETYSRFSPGVLLQCENLDLLDRKGLAWCDSCAAADHPMIDHIWRERRGVGCINVAIGGKLRRSVFGQLLRRETRNIAAGIANPGSIR